The genomic interval TCATAGATTCTTTAGAGGGCTGCAAGTCCTGCTCGTGGGTATTCTTTTTTCCTCGCTTTTATTCATCGCTCCCGTTCATGCAGTTAACTCTGCTGCGGTATCTCCTGAAACATTAAATCAGGTTGATACTGGTCTTCAGCAGGAGATTGAAAAGGAGAGGCAACAGGCAACAGCTGAGGCTGAACGTAAACTGGATCGAGAAGCGATCGCCGCAATCGAAGAAACTAAAAAAGCGATCGCTGCAATTGAGCGGGGAAAGACTAAAGAAGCAATTGCTGCCCTAGAACGAGCAACTGGAAAAATTGACATTCTAGTAGCACGATACCCTGAACTAGCCCTGATTCCGGTGGAGGCTCAGGTAGCGATAATCGATTTTGCCCCTCAGGATCTTAATTTGGTTGAGCGAATTCGCAACCAAGTTAAGTCTGCTGTAAATGCAGAAGATTTTCCGGCGGCTCGCGAACTGTTGAACAACCTGATGAGCGAGATTCGCACAGCAACCGTCAATCTGCCATTAGAGAAATATCCAGATGCAACAAAGCAGGCAGCTCGGTTGTTGAACGAAGGCAAAATTGATGAAGCCAAAGGCGTGCTGCAACTTGCGCTCTCAACTTTAGTGGTGACAGAACAAGCTCGACCCCTGCCGCTAGTCAAAGCCCATACCAATCTAGCGACTGCGGTTACTTTAGCAGAGAAGGATCGCGACGCAGCACAGAGGTTGCTAGAAGATGCTCGTGCCCAACTCAAGTTAGCTCAAGAACTGGGATATGCCAGAGGCGATCGCGAGTATGCAGTATTTGACAAAGCAATTAAAAATCTAGAGCAGCAAGTTAAGGCACGTGAGAACACAGCAGGTGCATTTGCCAAGCTTCAAGAACAATTCTCTAGTTTCTTCAACCGAGTATCCGAAGTCGTCAAACCAGGTGATTCCTCAAATAGGGCAGAAGCCAGGAGTGAGGAGTGAGGAGTTTTATCCCTCTGCCCCTCTGCCCACCCGTCCCATCGAGTTAATCTCAAGAGGTGCTGATGGTTGCAGCAACCGATTTCAAAGATTATTACGAAATTCTGGGTGTCAGTAAGAATGCCACTCCGGAGGATATCAAAAAAGCCTACCGGAAATTGGCACGGAAATATCACCCGGACTTAAATCCTAACGATAAGCAAGCGGAAGCGCGGTTCAAAGAAATTAACGAAGCGAATGAAGTGCTGTCCGACCCGGAAAAACGCCAGAAGTATGACCAGTATGGTCAATACTGGCAACAGGCTGCGGCGGGTACACCTCCACCAACAGGGGCGGGTACACAAGGTTATGACTTTAGCCAGTATGGCAACTTTGATGATTTCATTGATGAATTGCTGGGAGGGTTAGGTCGCAGTGGCAGTCGTACAAGGCAGCGCACAGCTAATTATCGCACGACAAGAAGACCAGAAGG from Kovacikia minuta CCNUW1 carries:
- a CDS encoding YfdX family protein — protein: MNRYHRFFRGLQVLLVGILFSSLLFIAPVHAVNSAAVSPETLNQVDTGLQQEIEKERQQATAEAERKLDREAIAAIEETKKAIAAIERGKTKEAIAALERATGKIDILVARYPELALIPVEAQVAIIDFAPQDLNLVERIRNQVKSAVNAEDFPAARELLNNLMSEIRTATVNLPLEKYPDATKQAARLLNEGKIDEAKGVLQLALSTLVVTEQARPLPLVKAHTNLATAVTLAEKDRDAAQRLLEDARAQLKLAQELGYARGDREYAVFDKAIKNLEQQVKARENTAGAFAKLQEQFSSFFNRVSEVVKPGDSSNRAEARSEE